One genomic region from Colletes latitarsis isolate SP2378_abdomen chromosome 10, iyColLati1, whole genome shotgun sequence encodes:
- the Rpi gene encoding ribose-5-phosphate isomerase — MVPVRGSCLQFRSITKVFSRITRNLLKMGPLESAKKVAAYKAVDEYVKDNSVIGIGSGSTIIYAVLRLVERVKEENLNIICIPTSFQARQLILNNHLTLGDLETYPKLDCAIDGADEVDSEMNLIKGGGGCLLQEKIVASCADQFVIIADYTKNSQRLGEQYKKGIPIEVVPMAYIAIQRRIESTYGGTIKVRMALAKAGPVITDNGNFILDWDFPQNLSNWNNINTEISMMPGVVETGLFINMVKKAFFGMPDGSVKEQF, encoded by the exons ATGGTGCCCGTTCGCGGTTCATGTTTGCAATTTCGATCAATTACAAAAGTTTTTAGTAGGATTACGAGGAACTTATTGAAAATGGGACCTCTCGAAAGTGCTAAAAAAGTTGCGGCTTATAAAGCCGTTGATGAATATGTGAAG gataatagCGTTATCGGAATTGGTAGTGGGTCTACTATTATCTATGCTGTCCTTCGACTGG TCGAACGTGTGAAGGAAGAGAATCTTAACATTATTTGTATTCCAACCTCGTTTCAGGCTCGTCAGTTGATATTAAATAATCACCTTACGCTGGGCGATTTAGAAACCTATCCCAAA TTAGATTGTGCAATCGATGGAGCAGACGAAGTTGATTCTGAGATGAATCTTATCAAAGGTGGAGGAGGATGTTTACTTCAAGAAAAAATTGTTGCTTCTTGTGCAGATCAATTTGTTATAATAGCCGATTATAC aaaaaattctCAGAGACTTGGAGAACAGTACAAAAAAGGTATTCCAATCGAAGTAGTTCCTATGGCATACATTGCCATTCAAAGGAGAATCGAAAGTACTTATGGGGGAACTATAAAAGTTAGAATGGCTTTAGCTAAGGCT GGTCCAGTTATAACAGATAATGGTAATTTTATtctggactgggattttccacaAAATTTGAGTAATTGGAACAATATTAATACTGAAATATCAATGATGCCTGGAGTTGTCGAAACAGGCCTCTTTATAAACATGGTTAAAAAAGCATTTTTTGGTATGCCTGATGGCAGTGTTAAAGAACAATTTTAA